GCCTATATAATGTCTATTAAATTCTGAAGCTTTGGTATCATCAAAAAATTTTGGACATCTATTACTAATTACCGCTAATGTATTTTTGTAAATTTTATTATTAGCTTGTTGATATTGATATTCATCGAATGTCTTACGTTCTCTAATTATTTGTTCTCTGATAAGTTGTTTATGCAGCTTGCTATTATTTTTACTTACTAATTGTGTATATACCTGCGATACTTCAAAATTTGCTACGTCAAACTTCGAGATTCGTATGCTCTCACGTATAAGAATACGTTGCGAGTGTTCATCGCTTATTTTCTTACCAACTTTTGAAGTATCGAAGGTATACATATATTTTCAAAACTAATTATAACCAACTTGATGGTACAACGAGTTTTGTTAAAAAATTATTATGATTTTCTAGCTCTGTTCTAGTAGGTGATATTACTTTAAGCTTCGCTGAGTCAACATTATAAGAAGTAATAATGGCCATAGCAGATTTTTGCTGTTGATTGGTGTTAGTGATTTCAAAAAATCCTTGCTTTCCTCCCAATAATTCTACATAGACCTCAGCAAGCAATACTGCATCCTTTAATGCTCCATGGAACTGACGTGCAGAATTATCAACATTAAATCTTTTACATAGCGCATCTAAGCTGACCTTCATTCCGGGAAACATTTTCCTGGAGATTGCAAGAGTATCAATGGTATTATTAAGCTCAATTGATGGTTGATTGATTAATGACAGTTCATGATTAAGAAACTTGACATCAAATTGCGCATTATGAATAACTAACTTACTATCCGAAATAAATTGTAAAAATTCAATGGCCACATCTTTAAACAATGGTTTATTCTTAAGAAATTCACCTGAGATACCATGAATCCTGTATGCTTCAGTAGGCATATCACGTTCAGGATTAAGATAAAAATGAAATTGAGCGCCGGTTAACACTCTATCAATCATTTCCAGAGCCCCAATTTCTACGATACGATGCCCACTCCTTGGGTCAAGACCAGTGGTTTCAGTATCAATTATTATTTCGCGCATATTCATGACATTTTTGTATTAATTTATGAATTTGTGATTCTAATTCTATAAGATTGGTATCAGTATTGATAATAAAATTTGCTTTTTTAATCTTGTAATCTTGTGGTAATTGAATGGTTTCAATATGATCATAAATTTGCTGATCAAAATTAACTCGCATTTTTGCACGTTCTAACCGTGATTGTTCAGAGCAAAAAGTTGTAACTATTAAATCAAAATAGCACTCAAAGTGAGATTCAAATAATAATGGAATCTCAGCAAAAAGCAATAAATCATCTTTATTTTTTTGTTTAAATGCCAATAATGCCTCTATCACCAAAGGGTGAATAAAATTCTGTAATCTCTCTCTAATTTTATCATTGTGATAAATTAATTTAGCTATTTCGACTTTATCAAAAACCTTCAATTCTGGTATTAAGTTTAAAATTTGCTGTTGAATAAACTGATCTTTATACAAATTCTTAACGAATTCATCAGCAGAAAAGATGTGAAACTTCATAGAAGATAGATAGTTTAAAACAAAACTTTTACCAGAAGCGAAACTACCGGTGATACCTATTGCAATCATTAGACCTCTTGCATAAATATATCTGGTTTATAATTTTGTTGTCAAATTTGACTCAAGGTACAGCATGCGAATCCCGAAATTTGACACACCAAATCTTGAAGTGTCGAAGGTATATATTAATTAGTTAATACTGTACAGCGCTGCTGTGATTTAGCAAGCTGTTTACAGATATTTTTTGCCTGATTTAAGTTATTATATCCATTCACCAACAATATATAGTAAAATTTACCCTGATTATCCTTAATTTTTTGCATACTCATCCTGTCCGTCATGAGTAATTTAGGATGTCGTTTTTTCAGTTTTTCCCATAAAGCTATACCCTCTACTTCAGATTTAACTGAAGCTAATTGTATTTTGTATTTATGTTGTACTTTGTTCTGGATTAATGTTTGATCTAGTTTTTTTGTTTTTTCGGTAACTTTAATAATATTCAAAGAGCTAGTAATAGTTGACGATTTTGTCATAGTAGAAGATTGCTCCTTATTACCAGTCACAATATCAGTAATTATAATATCTATTGGATCTATATATTCCTGTTTATGAGAAAGTAATGATTCAATATTCAACGGTTGCTCTGGCTCAGGGAGCAAATCAATTTTCTTATTATAATTATGTTGTGTTGGTGTTATAAGGTCGGTTAAATTATTTGGAGAATGTAGAGAGTCCTCACTGGTACGCAAAGGTTTGATTTTAGTTTCTGTATTATCAGGATAAATAGTAATAATTTCATTGATAGAAGACGCAAAATAGTTATTATAAATAAAATAACTACTCATACTAATTAGGATAATAGAAAATATAGTTTTTAATAAGCGAATGTTATAATTTTTGTTTATGGAATAAATTTCTCGCATATTTACTCGACGCTTCTCGAAGTATAAGTTTAACATGACTCAACACACTAGGTTCTCGCTATAGTAAACTAAGTTGAATTAGCATAATTTTTATAGAAGCCATGCTGAATTCATTTTAACATCTTATGCAATTATCAAAATCATCCCGAACAAAGACAGTCGTCCTGAAACTATATACCTAAACAATTTAGAAAATCCCGTAATTCTTGCCTAGCTGCCACATGCGATAAAGCTAGTGGCTTTCCGAGATTTGCAGTGGTTAAGTCGAGTAATGTTAAGCCATATAAAAATAATTCTCGAAATACTACACGTTCACTAAAGCCAGGAGCAATCTTAAAACTAATTCGTTTTGCTAATTTTTCGAGTACATACCCTACATTACGTTTATTTACTGCATCAATCTGGCTTAATCGGTTACGCATTACTATCCACTCTATTGAGCTCTGATCTCGCGCTGCCCGCTGCATTTTTTGTTCCCAAACCATCTGGCTATAAATAGATGGACTAATAATA
The genomic region above belongs to Candidatus Trichorickettsia mobilis and contains:
- a CDS encoding SPOR domain-containing protein; its protein translation is MSSYFIYNNYFASSINEIITIYPDNTETKIKPLRTSEDSLHSPNNLTDLITPTQHNYNKKIDLLPEPEQPLNIESLLSHKQEYIDPIDIIITDIVTGNKEQSSTMTKSSTITSSLNIIKVTEKTKKLDQTLIQNKVQHKYKIQLASVKSEVEGIALWEKLKKRHPKLLMTDRMSMQKIKDNQGKFYYILLVNGYNNLNQAKNICKQLAKSQQRCTVLTN
- the dnaQ gene encoding DNA polymerase III subunit epsilon encodes the protein MNMREIIIDTETTGLDPRSGHRIVEIGALEMIDRVLTGAQFHFYLNPERDMPTEAYRIHGISGEFLKNKPLFKDVAIEFLQFISDSKLVIHNAQFDVKFLNHELSLINQPSIELNNTIDTLAISRKMFPGMKVSLDALCKRFNVDNSARQFHGALKDAVLLAEVYVELLGGKQGFFEITNTNQQQKSAMAIITSYNVDSAKLKVISPTRTELENHNNFLTKLVVPSSWL
- the coaE gene encoding dephospho-CoA kinase (Dephospho-CoA kinase (CoaE) performs the final step in coenzyme A biosynthesis.); protein product: MIAIGITGSFASGKSFVLNYLSSMKFHIFSADEFVKNLYKDQFIQQQILNLIPELKVFDKVEIAKLIYHNDKIRERLQNFIHPLVIEALLAFKQKNKDDLLLFAEIPLLFESHFECYFDLIVTTFCSEQSRLERAKMRVNFDQQIYDHIETIQLPQDYKIKKANFIINTDTNLIELESQIHKLIQKCHEYARNNN